A stretch of Deinococcus radiotolerans DNA encodes these proteins:
- a CDS encoding RIO1 family regulatory kinase/ATPase domain-containing protein, translating into MSARTHNPSDQDWTDQDWLDDPWTDAAEPRRRGKKKPVGRRQLAQMTADEDSEQDDVIRRLKDLGHVTEIIAELKSGKEATAYVARGPRGSVLVKLYRDLQARSFKDDSVYRAGQVIIKDRDRRAIEGRTRAGLEMLQHGWVAAEYAHLWELWQAGLPVPEPLVGPHPYDYTATYPAVLMRLIGTEDYVAPRLSDAALNPEQARSAWEQSLTGMGHLLRLGYAHGDYSTYNLLWWEDTVTIIDFPQLSTRQNPHFRDLLARDAQSLATSFRKHGIHADGSSVLRDVQRRAQGPAPEPRLLLP; encoded by the coding sequence ATGAGCGCCCGCACCCACAACCCATCCGACCAGGACTGGACCGATCAGGACTGGCTGGATGACCCCTGGACCGACGCTGCCGAGCCCCGCCGGCGCGGCAAGAAAAAGCCTGTTGGAAGGCGACAGCTCGCCCAGATGACCGCCGATGAGGACAGCGAACAGGACGACGTGATCCGCCGCCTGAAGGACCTGGGGCACGTCACCGAGATCATCGCGGAACTCAAGAGCGGCAAGGAAGCCACCGCGTACGTCGCCCGCGGCCCCCGCGGCAGCGTCCTCGTGAAGCTCTACCGCGACCTGCAGGCCCGCTCCTTCAAGGACGACAGCGTGTACCGCGCCGGGCAGGTCATCATCAAAGACCGCGACCGCCGCGCCATCGAGGGCCGCACCCGCGCGGGCCTGGAGATGCTCCAGCACGGCTGGGTGGCCGCCGAGTACGCGCACCTGTGGGAACTGTGGCAGGCCGGCCTGCCCGTCCCCGAACCCCTCGTCGGCCCCCACCCCTACGACTACACCGCCACGTACCCCGCCGTCCTGATGCGATTGATCGGCACCGAGGACTACGTCGCCCCGCGCCTCAGCGACGCCGCACTGAACCCCGAGCAGGCCCGCAGCGCCTGGGAGCAGAGCCTGACCGGCATGGGCCACCTGCTGCGGCTCGGGTACGCGCACGGCGACTACAGCACCTACAACCTGCTCTGGTGGGAGGACACCGTGACCATCATTGATTTCCCGCAACTGTCAACCCGTCAGAACCCGCACTTCCGCGACCTGCTCGCCCGGGACGCCCAGAGTCTCGCCACCAGCTTCCGCAAGCACGGCATCCACGCCGACGGCTCCAGCGTCCTGCGCGACGTGCAGCGCCGCGCGCAGGGCCCCGCGCCCGAACCCCGCCTGCTGCTGCCCTAA
- a CDS encoding VOC family protein, with translation MRVLETCLYTHDLNAAEHFYSEVLGLTLHSRVPGRHLFYRLDGSMLLIFDPRASAQPGDVPPHAGTPGGHACLTLDPPQTDTWEARLRAAGLHVTRYAWGDRGESLYFHDPAGNVLELAPPRIWGLT, from the coding sequence ATGCGCGTCCTGGAAACCTGCCTGTACACCCACGACCTGAACGCAGCCGAGCACTTCTACAGCGAGGTGCTCGGCCTGACCTTGCACAGCAGGGTCCCGGGGCGGCACCTGTTCTACCGGCTGGACGGCAGCATGCTGCTGATCTTCGACCCGCGCGCCAGCGCCCAGCCCGGCGACGTCCCCCCGCACGCCGGAACGCCTGGCGGGCACGCCTGCCTGACCCTGGACCCCCCCCAGACCGACACCTGGGAGGCGAGGCTGCGCGCTGCCGGCCTGCACGTCACGCGGTACGCCTGGGGCGACCGGGGCGAGAGCTTGTACTTCCACGACCCGGCCGGGAACGTGCTGGAACTCGCCCCGCCGCGCATCTGGGGCCTGACCTGA
- a CDS encoding ABC transporter substrate-binding protein, with protein sequence MKRAAFLLLGLLATTASAQRTVNIGLGYNPDVQFTPFYVADKLGYFRAEGLTVKYQHGYVSQLLPLLLQGKLDFVVGDPEDAIFARNQGADVRYVMTMYQKNPVTVFSLSPLNGPESLKGKSVGIPGPFGSSYHAIQALLDSANLNEGRDVRLNSIGFTQVDAVRAGRVDAAVGYANNDVLQLSRTSGKKVYTLDVTEAYPMVGVGLIGTGKSLTGDLAKKVVRASQRGLKFTVADPARAFKLAQPVFGASGSLDVLKASVPLMTGPYTQANGLGAMNPTAWTKAVAALVKQGKLPAGAKATDYYSNAYISKTLK encoded by the coding sequence ATGAAGCGTGCCGCTTTCCTCCTGCTGGGCCTGCTGGCCACCACCGCGTCCGCGCAGCGCACCGTGAACATCGGCCTGGGGTATAACCCGGACGTGCAGTTCACGCCCTTCTACGTCGCGGACAAGCTGGGGTACTTCCGGGCGGAGGGCCTGACGGTCAAGTACCAGCACGGGTACGTATCGCAGCTGCTGCCGCTGCTCCTGCAGGGCAAGCTGGACTTCGTGGTGGGCGACCCGGAGGACGCGATCTTCGCGCGCAACCAGGGCGCGGACGTGCGGTACGTCATGACGATGTACCAGAAGAACCCGGTGACCGTGTTCAGCCTCTCGCCTCTGAACGGACCCGAGAGCCTGAAAGGGAAATCCGTGGGCATTCCCGGGCCGTTCGGCAGTTCCTACCACGCCATTCAGGCGCTGCTGGACAGCGCGAACCTGAACGAGGGCCGCGACGTGCGCCTGAACTCCATCGGGTTCACGCAGGTGGACGCCGTGCGCGCCGGGCGGGTGGACGCCGCCGTGGGTTACGCGAACAACGACGTGCTGCAACTATCCCGCACCAGCGGCAAGAAGGTGTACACGCTGGACGTCACGGAGGCTTACCCGATGGTCGGTGTGGGCCTGATCGGCACCGGCAAGAGCCTGACCGGCGACCTGGCGAAGAAGGTCGTGCGTGCCAGCCAGCGCGGCCTGAAGTTCACGGTCGCCGACCCCGCCCGCGCGTTCAAGCTGGCGCAGCCCGTCTTCGGCGCGAGCGGCAGCCTGGACGTCCTGAAGGCCAGCGTGCCCCTGATGACCGGCCCGTACACGCAGGCGAACGGCCTGGGCGCCATGAATCCCACCGCGTGGACGAAGGCGGTCGCCGCACTGGTGAAGCAGGGCAAACTCCCGGCCGGCGCGAAAGCGACCGACTACTATTCGAACGCGTACATCAGCAAAACGCTGAAGTAA